The following proteins are encoded in a genomic region of Chloracidobacterium sp.:
- a CDS encoding non-canonical purine NTP pyrophosphatase encodes MFKRLLLATGNKGKLTELRQFFGTEIEIIGLDTFPTIIEVEETSDTFQGNARLKAVGYARQTGELTLADDSGLSVKALGGRPGVMSARYGGDITFAERMSLLLDELGTDAADRSAQFECAMCVAAPDGSIMAEETGICSGTIAPKPVGIYGFGYDPVFIPTGFKDTFGVLDEDVKQKISHRADAFLKILPKIRSFCS; translated from the coding sequence ATGTTCAAGAGATTACTGTTGGCGACCGGCAATAAAGGAAAACTTACCGAGCTTCGGCAATTCTTCGGCACGGAGATCGAGATCATCGGCCTCGATACATTCCCGACCATCATTGAAGTTGAAGAGACATCGGACACATTCCAAGGGAACGCACGGCTAAAGGCCGTGGGCTATGCCCGCCAAACCGGAGAACTAACGCTTGCAGATGATTCCGGACTTTCTGTGAAGGCTCTCGGCGGCCGCCCCGGTGTTATGAGTGCGCGCTACGGCGGCGATATCACATTTGCCGAACGTATGAGCCTGCTTCTTGACGAGCTTGGTACCGACGCGGCAGACCGATCCGCACAGTTCGAATGTGCGATGTGCGTTGCCGCTCCTGACGGTTCGATCATGGCCGAAGAAACCGGAATTTGCTCAGGAACGATCGCACCGAAACCGGTCGGAATTTACGGATTCGGTTACGATCCTGTCTTCATACCGACAGGCTTCAAGGACACGTTCGGCGTGCTGGACGAGGATGTGAAGCAGAAGATAAGCCATCGTGCGGATGCTTTTTTGAAAATACTCCCTAAAATACGCAGTTTTTGTTCATAA
- a CDS encoding flavin reductase family protein — MISNEHFRAALSRFASGVTVVTTRSVAGERFGMTVSAFCSLSVEPPLILVCINKLAPSHNVFVERGAFVVNILGHGQRNVSEQLALPSGDKFVGLETADTEKGLPVVVGSLVSLECVLHSTYEGGDHSIMVGLVEDAVVHDEAPLVYFKGDYHRLADED; from the coding sequence ATGATATCGAATGAGCATTTTCGAGCGGCGTTAAGCCGCTTTGCAAGCGGCGTTACGGTCGTTACGACACGAAGTGTCGCAGGCGAACGCTTCGGGATGACGGTCAGTGCATTCTGCTCGTTATCGGTCGAACCGCCGCTGATCTTGGTGTGTATCAATAAGCTTGCACCGAGCCACAACGTGTTTGTTGAACGCGGTGCGTTCGTGGTGAATATTCTCGGCCATGGCCAGCGCAATGTTTCGGAACAACTCGCTCTGCCGTCTGGTGACAAATTCGTCGGGCTGGAAACGGCGGACACGGAGAAGGGGCTTCCGGTCGTCGTCGGCTCGCTCGTTTCACTCGAGTGTGTGCTTCATTCGACCTATGAAGGCGGCGACCATTCAATAATGGTCGGTCTGGTCGAGGATGCCGTCGTTCACGACGAAGCACCGCTCGTTTACTTCAAAGGCGATTATCATCGGCTTGCCGATGAAGATTAA
- a CDS encoding hemerythrin domain-containing protein, translating into MRMFSDLLEIHKRLEEALLKHQKLLLHFEFDAALDALCEYEQQILAHMADEETLMLPIYSERGEIQRSGSVKSFLDDHDKLREHLTLFKQEVAKLKDEDDPDSRIIWLFGREAFFKKLNDHHDIRETNFLYPELDRITTDAEKAEIFSRLTCDLS; encoded by the coding sequence ATGAGGATGTTCTCTGATCTGTTAGAGATCCATAAGCGGTTGGAAGAGGCCCTGCTAAAGCATCAGAAACTGTTGCTGCATTTTGAATTTGATGCGGCACTTGACGCCTTGTGCGAATACGAGCAGCAGATCCTCGCTCACATGGCCGACGAGGAAACATTGATGCTGCCCATATACTCTGAGCGCGGAGAGATACAACGGAGCGGCTCGGTAAAGTCCTTCCTTGACGATCACGATAAGCTTCGGGAACACCTGACGCTATTCAAACAAGAGGTCGCAAAGCTCAAGGATGAAGACGATCCCGACAGCAGGATCATCTGGCTGTTCGGCCGCGAGGCGTTCTTCAAGAAGCTGAACGACCATCACGACATCCGCGAAACGAACTTCCTTTACCCCGAACTCGACCGCATTACCACTGACGCCGAGAAAGCAGAGATATTCAGCAGGCTGACCTGCGATCTGAGCTGA
- a CDS encoding isocitrate lyase/phosphoenolpyruvate mutase family protein, which translates to MKELSDKERQNELAKRFHALHHTGEMLILANAWDCLSAKMIEHCGFPAVATTSSGMSWTLGYKDGEHIPPQLMVEAVGRIAQSVSVPVTADIEGGYYRDDLDKFSQFISSVIDAGVIGINIEDGHAHSERLDDIESQAKEIAAAKEVGERKGIDLFVNARTDAMLLPLEPNAKIEACIERAKAFQKAGADCIFIPFIRDMDTIAGLKSGIELPLNILMTNTLDVEALRSLKVERVSVGARPAMAAMHLLKEIAADLRSTSDWHKLFINDPSYEELNEWFI; encoded by the coding sequence ATGAAGGAACTATCAGACAAAGAACGGCAGAACGAGCTGGCGAAACGGTTTCATGCTCTGCATCACACGGGCGAAATGCTGATCCTCGCGAATGCATGGGACTGTCTTTCCGCAAAAATGATCGAGCATTGCGGCTTTCCCGCTGTTGCAACGACAAGCTCAGGAATGTCGTGGACGCTGGGCTACAAAGACGGTGAGCACATTCCGCCGCAATTGATGGTCGAAGCGGTCGGGCGTATCGCACAAAGCGTGAGTGTGCCTGTTACCGCCGACATCGAGGGCGGATATTATCGGGACGACTTGGATAAATTCTCACAGTTCATCAGCAGTGTGATCGACGCCGGTGTCATCGGCATCAATATCGAGGATGGCCATGCTCACAGTGAAAGGCTTGATGACATCGAGAGCCAAGCCAAAGAGATCGCGGCCGCAAAGGAGGTCGGCGAGCGAAAAGGCATCGATCTCTTCGTCAACGCCAGAACTGACGCGATGCTTCTGCCGCTCGAACCGAACGCAAAGATCGAAGCGTGTATCGAGCGGGCAAAGGCATTCCAAAAGGCCGGCGCCGACTGTATTTTCATTCCCTTTATCAGAGATATGGATACGATCGCGGGGCTGAAATCAGGTATTGAGCTGCCGCTCAATATCCTTATGACAAATACACTCGATGTTGAGGCCCTCAGAAGCCTGAAGGTCGAACGCGTCAGCGTCGGAGCAAGGCCGGCGATGGCCGCAATGCACCTGCTCAAGGAGATAGCTGCCGATCTTCGCTCAACGAGCGATTGGCATAAACTATTCATAAACGACCCAAGCTACGAAGAGCTTAATGAATGGTTCATTTGA
- a CDS encoding arylesterase, whose product MPFVCRISIPLCFFFLALLLIGCGRQSPPADPNAIEKKPLATPELVSDRPKIVLFGDSLTAGFGLLEKESYPYLLQEKLKAAGYNYEVVNAGVSGDTSLGGTERIDWVLEMDRVEILVLELGANDLLRGVPVDDMKANLDAIIKKAKAKNVRILLCGMFAPPTMGIEYQRSFMKAFPDLATENRINYLPFLLQGVAMNKDLNQADGIHPNAEGEKIMTENVYQELKKMLEPPAPSGSATPAAAK is encoded by the coding sequence ATGCCTTTTGTTTGCCGCATCTCAATACCGCTTTGTTTCTTTTTTCTCGCACTTCTTTTGATCGGCTGCGGGCGGCAAAGCCCGCCGGCTGACCCTAACGCAATTGAAAAGAAACCTCTTGCAACGCCTGAGTTAGTATCCGACAGGCCAAAGATCGTCCTTTTCGGCGACAGTCTTACCGCAGGTTTCGGGCTGCTTGAGAAGGAATCGTATCCGTATCTCCTGCAGGAGAAGCTCAAAGCTGCCGGATACAATTACGAGGTCGTCAATGCGGGAGTTTCAGGCGACACTTCGCTTGGCGGAACGGAGCGCATCGATTGGGTACTTGAGATGGACCGTGTCGAGATACTCGTGCTTGAACTTGGGGCGAACGATCTGCTCCGCGGCGTTCCTGTCGATGATATGAAGGCAAATCTCGATGCGATCATAAAAAAGGCAAAGGCGAAGAATGTGCGTATTCTGCTTTGCGGGATGTTCGCGCCGCCAACGATGGGCATCGAGTATCAGCGCTCGTTCATGAAGGCCTTTCCGGACCTTGCGACCGAGAATCGGATCAATTATCTGCCGTTCCTGCTGCAAGGTGTTGCAATGAATAAAGACCTGAACCAAGCCGACGGCATCCACCCCAACGCAGAGGGTGAAAAGATAATGACCGAGAATGTATATCAAGAA
- a CDS encoding Nramp family divalent metal transporter: protein MNDANDKKDDGRKHRIEKLGPGLITGAADDDPSGISTYSTAGAAYGFGFLWTMVISVPLMVAVQLMCARIGLVTGRGLGGILRRYYSRKLLLFACSIVLVANTINIAADLGGMAGVAELVTGIGAFWFIPLFTLLILVMLFKFSYAAIAKTFKWLTLVLFAYVIAAFLARPDWSDVLRATVVPRLSFTGDYLMTFVGVFGTTISPYLFFWQASEEIEEKKKEGRIAVGHRVGATKEELDDARDDTVIGMSISSFVAYFIILTTGATLFLNGQHDIQTARQAAEALRPLAGDGAYWLFALGLIGTGLLGVPVLAGSAAYAIAESGAWRGGMDEKPHNAKKFYFVITLSMTIGMCLNYAGLDAIKMLFWSAVLNGVLAPPLIIIILFICNNKKIMGGEVNGKFLNIFGVLAAGVMGFAALAMFWAWIFG, encoded by the coding sequence ATGAATGATGCGAATGACAAGAAGGACGATGGCCGCAAGCACCGGATCGAAAAGCTCGGCCCCGGCTTGATCACTGGCGCCGCTGACGACGATCCGTCGGGAATTTCCACATATTCAACCGCAGGGGCGGCTTACGGCTTCGGATTTCTTTGGACAATGGTCATCAGTGTGCCGCTGATGGTCGCTGTCCAGTTAATGTGCGCGCGAATAGGCCTCGTTACGGGCCGCGGGCTTGGCGGCATACTTCGCAGATATTATTCGCGTAAACTTCTTCTGTTCGCGTGTTCGATCGTCCTCGTCGCCAATACTATCAACATTGCCGCTGATCTGGGCGGAATGGCCGGAGTTGCCGAGTTAGTAACCGGCATCGGCGCATTCTGGTTCATCCCGCTCTTCACCTTGCTTATCTTGGTGATGCTGTTCAAATTCTCATACGCTGCGATCGCAAAGACCTTCAAATGGCTGACGCTCGTGCTTTTTGCATACGTTATCGCCGCCTTTCTCGCCCGTCCCGATTGGAGCGATGTTCTCAGAGCGACCGTAGTGCCGCGTTTATCTTTTACGGGCGATTATCTTATGACCTTTGTCGGGGTTTTCGGGACGACTATATCGCCGTATCTTTTCTTCTGGCAGGCCTCCGAAGAGATAGAAGAGAAAAAGAAAGAAGGCCGTATCGCTGTCGGCCATCGCGTCGGGGCGACAAAAGAAGAACTTGATGATGCGCGTGACGATACTGTGATCGGCATGAGTATATCGAGTTTTGTCGCGTATTTTATAATCCTGACCACGGGAGCAACGCTCTTCCTCAACGGCCAGCATGATATCCAGACGGCTCGGCAGGCGGCGGAAGCGTTACGGCCTCTCGCGGGTGACGGCGCGTATTGGCTGTTCGCTCTCGGGCTGATCGGTACAGGCCTGTTGGGTGTTCCGGTACTTGCCGGCTCTGCGGCATACGCCATAGCCGAATCGGGAGCGTGGCGCGGCGGTATGGATGAAAAGCCGCACAATGCCAAGAAGTTCTATTTTGTCATCACACTTTCGATGACGATAGGTATGTGCCTGAATTATGCGGGACTCGATGCGATAAAGATGCTCTTCTGGTCGGCGGTTCTAAACGGTGTCCTGGCTCCGCCGCTCATCATCATAATCTTGTTCATTTGCAATAATAAAAAGATCATGGGCGGTGAGGTCAACGGAAAATTCCTGAATATCTTCGGCGTACTTGCCGCGGGCGTTATGGGGTTTGCGGCACTTGCAATGTTCTGGGCATGGATCTTCGGCTGA
- a CDS encoding ABC transporter ATP-binding protein has protein sequence MIELKNVTKAVRSGSEELTILDNVSLTVPDGQFVAITGASGSGKSTLLGLIAGLDAPSNGTIIVDGSEITSLGEDGLADIRSRTIGFIFQSFHLIPSLTAYENVLIPMEIAGNVNAAERGRMLLASVGLDDRGHHYPHQLSGGEQQRVAIARAFANSPKILLADEPTGNLDSKNGRHIFDLMQRLHAENRVTLVLVTHDAALAGQAQRQVVLDAGKVLSDENVAKDTHSER, from the coding sequence ATGATCGAACTAAAAAATGTTACAAAAGCCGTACGATCCGGTTCAGAAGAATTGACCATCCTCGATAATGTATCCTTGACGGTTCCGGATGGCCAATTCGTCGCAATAACAGGCGCGTCAGGCAGCGGCAAATCGACGCTCCTCGGCCTTATTGCGGGTCTGGATGCTCCGTCAAACGGAACGATCATCGTTGACGGCAGCGAAATAACATCGCTTGGCGAGGACGGCCTCGCCGACATCCGCAGCCGTACGATCGGCTTTATCTTTCAGTCATTTCATCTTATCCCGAGCCTCACCGCTTATGAGAATGTGCTCATTCCGATGGAGATCGCCGGAAATGTTAACGCAGCCGAGCGCGGGCGCATGTTGCTGGCGAGCGTCGGGCTTGACGATCGCGGCCATCATTATCCGCACCAGCTTTCGGGCGGCGAGCAGCAGCGCGTCGCGATCGCGCGTGCGTTCGCGAACAGTCCGAAGATACTGCTGGCCGATGAACCCACCGGCAACCTCGACTCGAAGAACGGCCGCCATATTTTCGACCTGATGCAGCGGCTGCATGCCGAGAACAGGGTAACTCTTGTCCTTGTAACACACGACGCCGCTCTTGCCGGCCAAGCCCAGAGACAGGTCGTGCTGGATGCAGGCAAAGTACTGTCTGACGAGAACGTGGCGAAAGATACGCATTCCGAACGATGA
- a CDS encoding ABC transporter permease: MRFVLNLTRREIRSSWRRLLFFFLCIALGVGSVVALRSLIRNLTMAVGTDARALMTADIELSTTNDFTPDEMAKIERADAASGIVLRTNEAITAAVMARPVDAGNSRIKFVEVKGIEPPFPLVGEFKLSDGTPFDRNLLGSGGAVAARVLLDDLGVKVGDKIRIGEADFEIRATIDEEPGGTSGFRLGPRVFIEKKAFDQAGIRRNNGRVRRRLLIETSQNPTPLVSELRSVLKGTTIQVNSYREQQENLSDQFVRTENYLALTGLLILVLGGIGVFNVARAFIEQRRRSIAVLKCLGASGSRILTVYLLQTAALGIIGSLIGVVFAQAALWFVQWEFADALPAKMTYGVGLRTVLSGIALGTFVSLLFSALPLLQIRGIKPRLLLRDDNNAELSRLDPLKWLIGLVSTALLLAVAVWQAGSLRVGVVFLSGLAVAVIMLVGLSAILTASLRQIRSIGPFFLRQGFNSLYRPGNQTRVILLAIGLGAFVVLGVRSIETNMIREFDFTNNQHLPSLFVADIQKSQIAGLTAILAERTAEQPEIVPTVRARIAFVNGRPFDFQERTVRQQQGQIGREFAVTYRTDLDENERILSGTWWTDDDEPQVSVEAEMAKRLNVEPGDSITFEISGRTITARVANIRDIDLRKTRTAFIFVFKPGTLDKAPQSFAATLLHHMPATDRQRLQRELLTKFPNVQIFDVDDILTAVKRLITNFVIAVSFVGSFVMLSGILILIGSVALTRSQRIYESAVLKTLGARVGTLALIQAAEYGILGLLSGVLGAAFAAILSFAACRFLMDIKWEFDWLGTSLGIAITTLLVVAVGVASSFDVMLKKPLATLRSQ, translated from the coding sequence ATGAGGTTTGTCCTAAATCTGACCCGACGCGAGATCCGCTCGTCATGGCGGCGGCTATTGTTCTTTTTCCTCTGCATCGCCCTTGGCGTCGGTTCGGTGGTTGCTCTTCGCTCGCTGATCCGGAATCTGACAATGGCCGTCGGCACTGACGCCCGTGCTCTGATGACCGCCGATATCGAGCTATCGACAACGAACGACTTCACGCCCGACGAAATGGCAAAGATCGAACGTGCCGACGCCGCTTCGGGTATCGTCCTCCGCACGAATGAGGCGATCACCGCTGCCGTGATGGCTCGTCCGGTCGATGCCGGGAATTCTCGGATCAAGTTTGTCGAGGTCAAAGGTATCGAACCGCCGTTCCCGCTGGTCGGCGAGTTCAAATTGTCAGACGGTACACCATTTGACCGGAATCTTCTCGGGTCGGGCGGAGCCGTTGCAGCTCGTGTCCTTCTGGATGATCTTGGCGTCAAGGTCGGCGACAAGATACGGATCGGCGAGGCGGATTTCGAGATACGCGCGACCATCGACGAGGAGCCCGGCGGAACAAGCGGTTTTAGACTCGGGCCGCGTGTCTTTATCGAAAAAAAGGCGTTCGATCAGGCCGGTATCCGACGCAATAACGGTCGTGTGCGCCGTCGCCTGCTTATCGAAACATCACAGAATCCGACACCGCTTGTGAGCGAACTGCGCTCTGTACTGAAAGGCACGACCATTCAGGTCAATTCATACCGCGAACAGCAGGAGAACCTGAGCGATCAATTCGTGCGTACTGAGAATTATCTGGCCCTCACAGGCCTTTTGATCCTTGTGCTTGGCGGTATCGGCGTATTCAATGTGGCCCGCGCCTTTATCGAGCAGCGCCGCAGATCGATCGCGGTGCTTAAGTGCCTCGGTGCCTCGGGTTCACGCATCCTCACTGTTTATCTGCTGCAAACGGCCGCACTCGGAATAATCGGCAGCCTGATCGGAGTTGTATTCGCACAGGCTGCGCTGTGGTTCGTTCAGTGGGAATTTGCAGATGCCTTGCCGGCAAAAATGACCTACGGTGTCGGCTTGCGGACAGTGCTTTCAGGCATCGCCCTCGGCACATTCGTCTCGCTTCTTTTTAGCGCATTGCCGCTATTGCAGATCAGGGGAATAAAGCCTAGGCTTCTTCTTCGCGACGATAACAACGCCGAGCTGTCGCGGCTCGATCCGTTGAAGTGGCTCATCGGGCTTGTTTCGACAGCCCTTCTGCTGGCCGTTGCGGTGTGGCAAGCCGGGTCGTTAAGGGTCGGGGTGGTCTTTCTCTCAGGGCTTGCGGTTGCGGTCATCATGCTCGTCGGCCTATCGGCAATTTTGACCGCGAGCTTGCGGCAAATTCGATCGATCGGCCCATTCTTTCTACGGCAGGGCTTCAATTCGCTATATCGGCCGGGTAATCAGACCCGTGTTATTCTCCTTGCCATAGGTCTTGGAGCCTTCGTCGTCTTGGGAGTCCGTTCGATCGAGACCAACATGATCCGCGAGTTCGATTTTACGAATAATCAACACTTGCCGAGTCTGTTCGTCGCTGACATCCAAAAAAGCCAGATCGCGGGGCTTACTGCGATACTCGCGGAACGTACAGCAGAGCAGCCCGAGATCGTGCCGACCGTCAGAGCCCGCATCGCCTTTGTGAACGGCCGTCCGTTCGACTTTCAAGAAAGGACGGTAAGACAGCAGCAAGGCCAGATCGGTCGTGAATTTGCAGTGACCTATCGAACCGACCTTGATGAGAATGAGCGCATTTTATCGGGTACCTGGTGGACCGATGACGACGAGCCGCAGGTCTCGGTCGAGGCCGAAATGGCAAAAAGGCTTAACGTCGAGCCAGGCGATTCGATCACTTTTGAGATATCAGGCCGGACGATAACAGCCCGAGTGGCCAACATCCGTGACATCGACCTTCGAAAGACACGCACGGCATTCATTTTCGTTTTCAAACCGGGCACACTCGATAAGGCGCCGCAAAGCTTTGCGGCAACCCTTCTGCATCACATGCCGGCGACCGACCGTCAGCGGCTCCAACGAGAATTGCTCACAAAATTTCCGAATGTTCAGATCTTCGATGTCGATGACATCCTCACAGCAGTAAAACGGCTCATCACGAACTTCGTCATTGCGGTCTCATTTGTCGGCAGCTTTGTGATGCTCTCGGGCATTCTGATCCTTATCGGCTCAGTTGCGCTCACAAGATCGCAGCGAATCTATGAGAGCGCCGTTCTGAAAACGCTGGGCGCTCGTGTCGGCACGCTCGCACTGATCCAAGCGGCAGAATACGGCATTCTCGGATTGCTTTCGGGAGTTCTCGGCGCGGCATTCGCGGCAATCCTGTCTTTTGCGGCATGCCGCTTCCTTATGGATATTAAATGGGAATTCGATTGGCTCGGAACATCGCTCGGTATTGCGATAACCACACTTCTCGTCGTGGCGGTTGGAGTGGCCTCAAGCTTCGATGTAATGCTGAAAAAGCCTCTTGCTACGCTGCGTTCGCAATGA
- a CDS encoding HU family DNA-binding protein, with amino-acid sequence MARMTQTEIISNLADSCGCKKTDVKAMFEALAALAAREVKKNGEFTIPGFGKLKKTHRKAREGRNPATGETIKIAAKTTVKFTVGKAMKDAVS; translated from the coding sequence ATGGCTCGTATGACTCAGACCGAGATCATCAGTAATTTGGCAGACTCGTGCGGCTGCAAGAAGACGGACGTTAAGGCAATGTTCGAAGCTCTCGCGGCACTCGCGGCTCGTGAGGTCAAGAAGAACGGCGAATTCACCATTCCCGGCTTTGGAAAGCTCAAGAAGACCCATCGCAAGGCCCGTGAGGGACGCAACCCGGCGACAGGCGAAACCATCAAGATCGCGGCTAAGACGACCGTCAAGTTCACGGTCGGTAAGGCAATGAAAGACGCGGTAAGCTAA
- a CDS encoding GatB/YqeY domain-containing protein produces MTLSEQIIADLTEAMKAKDADRVGTLRLVKAALTNRKIDKGADLDEGEIIKTLQTLVKQRRDSIDQYRNAGRDELAAKEQNEIDIISVYLPQAATDEEIAAAVDAAIRETGASTMKDMGLVMKAVLARLADKSPDGKAVSEAVKGKLS; encoded by the coding sequence ATGACCTTGAGCGAACAGATCATTGCAGACCTGACCGAGGCAATGAAGGCAAAGGATGCCGACCGCGTTGGAACGCTTCGGCTGGTGAAAGCAGCGCTGACCAATCGAAAGATCGACAAAGGTGCTGACCTTGATGAAGGTGAGATCATCAAGACGTTGCAGACGCTCGTAAAACAACGGCGCGATTCGATCGATCAGTATCGTAATGCCGGGCGGGACGAGCTTGCGGCAAAGGAGCAAAATGAGATCGACATCATCTCGGTCTATCTTCCGCAAGCGGCGACTGACGAAGAGATCGCGGCCGCGGTCGATGCTGCGATCCGAGAGACCGGAGCCTCCACGATGAAGGATATGGGACTCGTGATGAAGGCTGTTCTTGCACGACTCGCCGACAAGAGTCCTGACGGAAAAGCAGTGAGCGAGGCCGTAAAAGGAAAACTTTCGTAG